The Deltaproteobacteria bacterium genome contains the following window.
ATCTGACCTATCCTTTGATCCTCATGGCCGGGCGCCATACCTCCATGAATGCCAACACCCTCATGCGCAACCCGGCCTGGAATGAAGGCAAACGGCCCTGTACCCTGGCCATGCACCCCGATGATGCGGAATCACTTAAGCTCAAGGACGGCCAGCAGGTCCGGGTGACTACCGAGGCCGGCTCGGAAGCCATTGAACTGGAAGTCACCGATACGGCCCGTAGGGGGCACGTGGCCATTCCCCATGGGTTCGGCATGGTCTACGACGGCAAGGTCTATGGGGCCAATGTGAACCGCCTGACCAAAAACACCAACCGGGATTTTCTGGGCACGCCCCTGCACCGCTATGTTCCCTGCCGGGTGGAGGCCGTTTAATGAACATCCGGGATTATATGTATGAAGAATTTGTGGACCGGGTGAAGGCCTTTCACGGCTATGAAGCGCCGGGGGTCATCATCGGGGGCTTTATGGTCGACCTCGCTTACCGCCACCTGCCGGTAGGAGGGCTTTTGGACGCCCTCTGTGAGACGCCGAAATGCCTGCCTGACGCCATTCAATTGTTAACCCCCTGTACGGCGGGCAATGGCTGGCTTATCGTGGTCAATGTCGGGCGGTTTGCTCTGACTCTTTATGATAAAGAGAGCGGAGAAGGGGTAAGGGTGTTTGTAGATACGGACAAGCTCGACCCTTGGCCGGAATTGAAGGCCTGGTTCTTTAAGTTGAAAACAAAGAAGGAGCAGGATAGGGATGTGCTGGCAGCGCAAATCAAGGAAGCAGGTTATGAAATCTGTGGGGTGCAGAAGGTGAAGGTGACCGGCAGATTTATCCAACGTCGCCCGCGTGGTAGCCTCGGGGTTTGTCCTAAATGTAAGGAAGGATATCCGCTAAATGACGGACCACTGTGTTTAGCTTGTTCCGGCAAGGAAGTTCTTTATTTGTCTCTTTAGTTCGGAAATAGGTTCGAGATCGATCATCGACCTACCAGCAGAGCTGTTGAAAGGCAGTGACATATCCAGCCTCCGGTATGTAATGGCTTGGAGCCCCCCTGCATAACCGGACGGTGGGGAAAATGCAGGTTTTTTTCCGAAAAGCTCTTTCCGACCGTTGGAGAAGCATCTGTAACAAATAGGAAGATCGCCAGAGGAGGAAGAATTGTATGTCACTTTTGGGAATTATCATGTGCCAGTCTCTTGAGCTTGAGTTCGCAAATATTTTGGCGAAGGACCCGGATGTGTCCACAGTGTATGTATTGACAGACAAACACTCAATTGGTTTTTCGGAGGCAGTGGAGGCAAGTCGGAGGGGGCTGACCAAACCGAAGGATTACATTGGGAAGGTCTTCCCTCCGGAGGAGGAATTCAACGTCGTTGTCCAATGTATGAGGGTGGGACTTCATTCCGTAATTGCCCATTTGCGGGAGGGAGTGAAGGAAGCTGCAATGGGAATGAGGCCTTTCGTGGATGCCATTTTCCTGGGCTATGGATTGTGTGGAAATGCCCTTGGAAATCCAAGAGAGCTTTTGGCAAACCTTCACGTTCCTTTATTTATCCCGATGGACGAAGATCATCCTGTTGACGACTGCGTGGGTCTGCTGATTGGTGGACGCGAGAACTATTATGAAGAGCAATGCAAGTGCGCAGGCACGATGTTTTGGACTCCTGGGTTCGCAAGACACTGGAAAGAGATCTTCAGGGAAGGCGAAAGCAGGGGGTACGAACCCGACATACTGAAACGTCTCCTGAGAAATTATGAACGGGTTCTGCTTATTCCCTCTCCGGTCATGGAAAAAGAGGAACTGATGAAGAGCGCAGAGGAATTCGCTGAGAGGTTTGGACTCAGAATTGAAACGGGCTCAGGGAGTTTAGAAATCCTCCAAAGAACATGGTTGCAAGTGAAAGAGTATTTTCGGTCAGTCAGTGATCGCCAGGGCATAAATCCGGGGACAGCATACTAATTTTTCAACACGCGACACGGGAGATGATAAATTGGGTTACTATCGATGAATTTTGGGTGAAATCGGTTGGGGTGCGGCCCGGAATTCGCAATTTGCAAAACAGCACGGCTCCCGGGTGCCATCAATCCGCACACGGAGAAACCCCACACCGCAAGTGGTTGTCAGGCCAAATCGGCGGCGGATGTTGTCATCAGCGGCGATGGTCACGCCCAGTTTCCTCCCCAGTATGTTCAGCATAGTGAAGACATCGGATAGTTCGGTAGAGGAAGGCATGAATTCGGATCGGGCGCCCTTGTAGCCAAGGAGAAGAAGGCATTTGGCGCCACGAAGCATTGCGGTTGCTGCTTGACGAATCGTCACATTCATACCACCCCGCAACAACAGGAAGTTGACAATAGCTCTGGGATGAGAGACTAACCGCAACCATTCTCCCTTTCCCGCTGAGACACCGAAACTCTCCAAATATCCCTGGTCGGCCAATTCCAGAACCAAGTGAGGATTGAATCCATTGGTAGTAAGTCCAGCGCGAAGCCCTTGCTGACGAACCGCTCCGAGCATCTCAGGCAGCAACGGATGAAGTGTCGGCTCACCGCCTCCTAAGGCCACGGCTTCGATTCCGTCGGCCTTAAGCTCGTCGAGCAGGTTACAAAATAGCGCCTCCGGCATGAAAAGTCCGGACTTCGGTTGATCGCAGTAAGGACAGTGATTATTGCACTGTTCTGTGATTTCTATCGAAGCCAGGCGAAGCCGGTCATTCCTCATCTCCGGCATCCCCTATCCCCCAAGGAGGCTTGCACAGATCCCTGTAAACTAACCGCAAGGCCTCTTGACCATCCTCCGTATACACATTCTTCGCTTCCTTAATAAGAGACCTCAGCCGATCTTTCAGAAAGGGACGGGCACTGCCCATTCCTCGAATGTCAGTCCACAGGACATCGATCAGAGCGACCCGCTGATAAAGGTGCTCAAGCCGCTCCTCCGCAGCCGAAAACCATTTTCCCACTTCTTTCCCAAGACGAACCGCCAGGGCCGCCCAACGAGTGTAGTTGCCTGGTTCTACCTGGGATAGGGTCAGCCGTGCCAATTCGTATTCCATCACGGCTTCGGCCCGGGTGTCCACCTCCTGCAACGCCTTTTCCATCTGTTGCACCGTGTCGTGAATCCAGGAATGCCCCACGGACGGATACCGGGCCTGCCTGCGAAGTATTGGCGTGACGTGTTCCTCGATGAGTTGGAGACGATGGGTTTCCATAGGCGGCGGCAAGTCAAGCGGACGACGAAGGATGGAACCATCCTCCAGCCAAGTGTAACGGATGGCATCCGCGAGATCTCTGGTATATTGTTCCCGGGTCTCCGGCGCCGGGCCATCTTGAGGCAGCAAAAGGGTATTCCGCATCCCGAACTGCCCAACCCCTTGTTTCTCTGCCTGGCTCAATAGTTGTTTGACTTTCTCCTCGTCTACGGGATCACGGTTGCCAAAAGAAAGCGGGCTACCGCCGTCATTGGGAACTTCGAGACGAAAACCCCGCCACGCATCCTCAAACTCAGTCCCCAGTTCACGAGCCAGATCGTTCAGGCGACTTTGAAGGAATTTAGCACGTTCAAAGTCAACGTGTCGCAATACATTCTCAAACTCCTCCGCCAGCGTCACAACCAGCCCCGGATCGCTGCATTCAACGAGCAGTTGACGCATCATACACCTCCCACTCTATTCTGGAATTACCCTAAAATCCCGAGGAAAGGCGGTTTTTAAGGCGAACGGTTATTGTCCTTCCTGTAATTCTGCTGCAAGGGTATCCGGTCCCAGATCCTGGCCCTCTGGCCAGCTTATTCCGGTGAAAAAAGCCGGACTTGGTTAAAATAGGCCTCAGATGGTGTTGTCAGGGGGCACAGGTCAGCAAGAAAACATTGACATTCCCTTTTTTATATTGTAACCGGTGGGTTACATTTTTTCAAGAAAGAAAGGATGACTGATGGACCATTTTGAGTATACCCTGGAGGACCATGTAGCTGTATTGACCATGAAAAGCGGAGAGAACCTGTTTACCTTTGAATTCCTTGATGCTTTTTACGACATTTTGGATGAAATCGAAAACCGGACCAAGGCCAGTGTTTTGGTGGTTACCAGTGCCGATAAAAAGATCTGGTCCAATGGGATCAATCTGCAATGGCTGATGTCGGCCGTGGCCGAAGACCCGGAAACGGCTTTCCAATTTCCTATGCGCATCATGAAGGTTTTGCGGCGGCTGTTGACCTATCCCATGATCACCATTGCCGCCATCAACGGTCACGCCTTTGCCGGCGGGGCGATCATGGCCTGTGCCTTTGATTTCCGGTTCATGCGCACGGAGCGGGGTTATTTCTGCTTTCCGGAAGTGGATATCAATATCCCCTTTATGCCGGGCATGGATGCTATTATTAAAAAGGCCCTGCCCGGACCTATGGCCCTGGAGGCCCAGTTCACCGGCAAACGGTATACGGCTTCCGAGCTGGAGGCCAACCAGGTCGTGGTCAATGCCTGCCCGGTGGAGGAACTGATGAACCAGGTACTTGTTTTTGCTAAAGCCATGAACAAGGAAAGGTCCACTTTGAAGATCATGAAGGAAGTAGGCTTCAAGTCCATTTTGCAGGTCATGGAAGCCGAAGACAGGGCTTACCTTGAAAGCAAAAAGACTTTTTAAAAACTCCTTGACAGTTTTTATTATATTGTATACAAGATAGTTGTAAACGAAATAAATGGCGGAATGGTAGATGAAAACCGATAATTGTATTTTTTTTCAATTAGCTAAAGCCAGTCAAACCGGCATAAAATTTATGACCCAGAAGGTATCCGGGCTCAATATCACCCCGGTCCAGGCCATGGTCCTGGGGTTCCTGGCCGAGGAAGATCAGATCATAGCCGGTGAACTCGGGAAAAAAGTTGAATTGGACAGCGCCACCTTGACCGGTATTCTGGACCGTCTGGAAGCCGCGGGGTTAATCGAACGCAAAGGAAACCCCGACGACCGGCGTTCCATAAAGATCCATTTAACCAAACAGGGAAAAGAAACAGGATTTGAGGCCAGGAAACTGATCGAAGAAGCCAACAAAGAATTTTTGGCGGCCTTTACGGAAAATGAAAAGAAGGACCTGCGCAGTCTGATCGGCAAGCTCCGGGAGCAATTTATGAAGTAATTTTTTTATGCAAATACCTTGCTTGCAATCTTATTGCTTGCAATCTATCTAAGGAATAATTTTGATGAAATTCAAAATGAAAAACGCTAGGAGGTAAAAAAGATGGCTGAACAAGTATATCATGAACTATGCGAGGTACTGGCCAAAAGACGGGGAAGATATCCGGGTAAGGATATCCCTGAATTTTACAATCTGGTTGAAGAACTTTTTACCCCTGATGAGGCGGGTGTCTACAATGCCATCCCCAAGGGTTTTCATCCGGCTGAAGCCATCGCCAAAGAAATGGGAAAAGAGGCGACTGAGATAAGCCCCATTCTGGAAGGGATGGCTTATAAAGGACTTTGCACCGCCGGTTCCATGGGGGGGGTTACCTTTTATAGTGCGCCGACGTTCGTACCGGGAATCTTTGAATTCCAATTCATGAGAGGGACCCACACGGAAAAGGATAAAAGACTCGCCAAATTGATCCATGCCTTCAAGGCGGCCGTGGATGCCGAACAAGGCCCTCTGAAGTTTACTTATCCGACCACCCGCGTCATTCCCGTAGACCGGAAAATTCAGGCCGAGAATACCATCCATACCTATCAGGAGGTAGCTTCCTATATTGAAAAATATCAACCGCTGGCTGTGTCCACCTGTTTTTGCCGTCATGAGGCCAAACTGATCGATGAAAAGGACGATTGCGGGAAACCCGATGAGGTCTGTATGCAATTCGGCATGGGTGCCCAGTTTATCATCGACCGGAAGATGGGCCGTCAGATCTCCAAAGAAGAGGCCCGGGAGATCCTCAATAAAACGGAAGAGGCCGGCCTGGTTCACGCAACCATCAATCGTCAGGAAATCGAGTTTCTGTGCAACTGTTGCAGTTGCCATTGCATGATGCTGAAGACTGCCCTGGCCCAGCCGAAACCCGGATTGGCGATGAATTCCGGGTTCAAACCCCAACATAACAGCGACCTGTGCACTTCCTGCGGGACCTGTATAGACCGGTGCCCCACCGAAGCCCTGACCATGGGGGACGAAGACAAGCCGGAGTTAAATTTAGACCGGTGCATCGGATGCGGTGTTTGCGCCACCGGCTGCGACTTTGAAGCCATTTCCCTGGTTGCGAGGGACGATATCCTGCCGCCACCTGTGGATCAAAAGGCCTTGCAGGAGGCCATCAAGGCCAGTCGGGTTTGACAATCTCGTAAAAAGTTGAAAATTTTCTTCAAGTGGGGTATCAAA
Protein-coding sequences here:
- a CDS encoding formylmethanofuran dehydrogenase subunit E family protein, producing the protein MNIRDYMYEEFVDRVKAFHGYEAPGVIIGGFMVDLAYRHLPVGGLLDALCETPKCLPDAIQLLTPCTAGNGWLIVVNVGRFALTLYDKESGEGVRVFVDTDKLDPWPELKAWFFKLKTKKEQDRDVLAAQIKEAGYEICGVQKVKVTGRFIQRRPRGSLGVCPKCKEGYPLNDGPLCLACSGKEVLYLSL
- a CDS encoding DUF1638 domain-containing protein, giving the protein MSLLGIIMCQSLELEFANILAKDPDVSTVYVLTDKHSIGFSEAVEASRRGLTKPKDYIGKVFPPEEEFNVVVQCMRVGLHSVIAHLREGVKEAAMGMRPFVDAIFLGYGLCGNALGNPRELLANLHVPLFIPMDEDHPVDDCVGLLIGGRENYYEEQCKCAGTMFWTPGFARHWKEIFREGESRGYEPDILKRLLRNYERVLLIPSPVMEKEELMKSAEEFAERFGLRIETGSGSLEILQRTWLQVKEYFRSVSDRQGINPGTAY
- a CDS encoding radical SAM protein codes for the protein MPEMRNDRLRLASIEITEQCNNHCPYCDQPKSGLFMPEALFCNLLDELKADGIEAVALGGGEPTLHPLLPEMLGAVRQQGLRAGLTTNGFNPHLVLELADQGYLESFGVSAGKGEWLRLVSHPRAIVNFLLLRGGMNVTIRQAATAMLRGAKCLLLLGYKGARSEFMPSSTELSDVFTMLNILGRKLGVTIAADDNIRRRFGLTTTCGVGFLRVRIDGTREPCCFANCEFRAAPQPISPKIHR
- a CDS encoding enoyl-CoA hydratase/isomerase family protein encodes the protein MDHFEYTLEDHVAVLTMKSGENLFTFEFLDAFYDILDEIENRTKASVLVVTSADKKIWSNGINLQWLMSAVAEDPETAFQFPMRIMKVLRRLLTYPMITIAAINGHAFAGGAIMACAFDFRFMRTERGYFCFPEVDINIPFMPGMDAIIKKALPGPMALEAQFTGKRYTASELEANQVVVNACPVEELMNQVLVFAKAMNKERSTLKIMKEVGFKSILQVMEAEDRAYLESKKTF
- a CDS encoding MarR family transcriptional regulator is translated as MKTDNCIFFQLAKASQTGIKFMTQKVSGLNITPVQAMVLGFLAEEDQIIAGELGKKVELDSATLTGILDRLEAAGLIERKGNPDDRRSIKIHLTKQGKETGFEARKLIEEANKEFLAAFTENEKKDLRSLIGKLREQFMK
- a CDS encoding 4Fe-4S binding protein; its protein translation is MAEQVYHELCEVLAKRRGRYPGKDIPEFYNLVEELFTPDEAGVYNAIPKGFHPAEAIAKEMGKEATEISPILEGMAYKGLCTAGSMGGVTFYSAPTFVPGIFEFQFMRGTHTEKDKRLAKLIHAFKAAVDAEQGPLKFTYPTTRVIPVDRKIQAENTIHTYQEVASYIEKYQPLAVSTCFCRHEAKLIDEKDDCGKPDEVCMQFGMGAQFIIDRKMGRQISKEEAREILNKTEEAGLVHATINRQEIEFLCNCCSCHCMMLKTALAQPKPGLAMNSGFKPQHNSDLCTSCGTCIDRCPTEALTMGDEDKPELNLDRCIGCGVCATGCDFEAISLVARDDILPPPVDQKALQEAIKASRV